AAGGGACAGAAGGGTTAAGGGACCCGGGAGGGGTTAGGGTCGGCAGGAGCCAAGGCGAGGGGATCAAAAGCTAGTTCTCAGGCAGTCACCAGCCCGTCATCAGCCAGCTATCCGATGGCTTGCACCAAAGCAGAACATGGTGCCCTGCATCGTACCCTATAGTTTTAGTGTAGACAGTTCTGCAATAAATTCTCAATAGACTCTTACTAAAACTTTAACTACAGCAACCCTAAATCAGTGGTAGGCATCCCGATCGCTGAAACCCCTTGGGTGGTGTTCGACCTCCGGACGCACAGCCCACGACCCATTTCGGACTGCTGTAAAAACCGGTAATTTGTCTTGCATCGGTCTTTTATTGATCCCATAACCCCCTGAACAACCGAGGACTATTGTGCCCAGACTTGATTGGTTCCGCCGTAATAACCCTGGGGATGCGGATCCCCAGCCCTTGGGTCGATCGGGGAGGATACCTGCCTTGAGGATTCCCTGGAATCCTTGGGCGATCGCCATCTCCGCCATTGCCTTGCTCATCGCCACCCCCATGTTGGTGGTATTCAGCAGCGTCCTCACCAACCAGGGGGAAATCTGGGGGCACCTGGTAACCACCGTGCTGCCCCGCTACCTGGGCAATTCCCTGGGGTTGGCCCTGGGGGTGAGCGGCGGGGTGTTGCTGTTGGGGGTCAGCACCGGCTGGCTGGTGACCCTCTGCCGGTTTCCGGGACGGTGGCTGTTTGAGTGGGCTTTGCTGCTGCCCTTGGCCGCGCCCGCCTATATCCTGGCCTATGTCTACACTGATTTTCTGGAATACTATGGCCCGGTGCAAATGACCCTGCGCCAGTGGTTTGGCTGGGAAACCATGCACGACTACTGGTTTCCGCCGGTGCGCTCCCTGGGGGGGGCCATTGTCATGTTTAGCCTGACCCTCTATCCCTATGTCTATCTGTTGGCGCGGGTGGCCTTTTTGGAACAGAGCCGCCGCACCCTGGAGGCCAGCCGCAACCTGGGCTGTGGTCCCTGGCGTAGTTTTTGGGTGGTGGCGCTACCCCTGGCTCGCCCTAGCATTATGGCGGGATTAGCCCTGGCCTTGATGGAAACCCTCAATGATTACGGCACCGTCAAGTTTTTTGGGGTAGATACCTTCACCACGGGCATTTATCGCACCTGGTTCGGCATTGGGGAACGCCAAGGAGCGGCCCAACTATCGGCGGTGCTGTTGGTCTTTATTCTGCTGCTGATCAGCGGGGAACAGTGGTTTCGGCGACAGGCCCGCTATTACCAAAGCAAGACCCTGGCGGAGGCGGAGGGGGGGTATGGCCTAGGGGGGATGCGGGCGATCGCCGCGATCGTAACCTGCTCTCTGCCCGTAGCATTGGGCCTGCTGCTGCCCGGTGGATTGCTGCTCCAGATGACCTTGGCCAACCTAGACAAAAGTTTTGATGCCACCTACTGGCACCTCACCAGCAATAGCCTGATCTTGGCGACGGTGACCGCTGGGGTCGGGGTGTTGCTGGCCCTGGTGATGGCCTATGGCTTGCGCCTCAGTCCCAACTGGGTGGTCACCTCCGGGGTGCGGCTGGCGGCCATGGGCTACGCCATTCCGGGGGCAGTGATTGCGGTGGGGCTGTTGGTGCCCTTGGGGTGGATCGATCGCACCCTCAACAC
This region of Prochlorothrix hollandica PCC 9006 = CALU 1027 genomic DNA includes:
- a CDS encoding ABC transporter permease, whose amino-acid sequence is MLVVFSSVLTNQGEIWGHLVTTVLPRYLGNSLGLALGVSGGVLLLGVSTGWLVTLCRFPGRWLFEWALLLPLAAPAYILAYVYTDFLEYYGPVQMTLRQWFGWETMHDYWFPPVRSLGGAIVMFSLTLYPYVYLLARVAFLEQSRRTLEASRNLGCGPWRSFWVVALPLARPSIMAGLALALMETLNDYGTVKFFGVDTFTTGIYRTWFGIGERQGAAQLSAVLLVFILLLISGEQWFRRQARYYQSKTLAEAEGGYGLGGMRAIAAIVTCSLPVALGLLLPGGLLLQMTLANLDKSFDATYWHLTSNSLILATVTAGVGVLLALVMAYGLRLSPNWVVTSGVRLAAMGYAIPGAVIAVGLLVPLGWIDRTLNTTLQAQFGFSPGLLLSGTAIALVLGYLVRFLAVAFNTVESSLTRISPSLDDASRSLGQTPLGTLWRVHFPLLRGGLLTAVMLVFVDVMKELPATLVMRPLNFDTLAVQTFRYAADELPDRAAAPALTIVLVGLLPVILLSWQVAKSRRSRSGSA